The Polyangium mundeleinium genome contains the following window.
CGATCCTCATGATTTTCGCGGCGAACCCCTTCACGACGAGCGCGGGTGGCGCGCCGGTGGATGGCAGCGGGCTGAACTACCAGCTCCGCAACTTCTACATGATCATCCACCCGCCGAGCCTCTACATCGGGTTCACGAGCTCGGCGATCCCCTTCGCGTTCGCGATCGCGGCGCTCGCCACAGGAAGGCTCGACAACGAGTGGATCGTGGCCACGCGCAAGTGGATGCTCTTCGCCTGGCTCTTCCTCTCGATCGGCAATGCGCTCGGCATGCTCTGGGCCTACGAGGAGCTCGGCTGGGGCGGCTACTGGGCCTGGGATCCCGTGGAGAACGCGGCGTTTTTGCCGTGGCTCACGGCGAGCGCCTACGTGCACTCGACGATGATCCAGGAGCGGCGCGGGATGCTGAAGGTCTGGAACGTCTTCCTCATCTGCGCGACGTTCTTCCTCACGATCTTCGGCACGTTCCTCACGCGCTCCGGCCTGATCTCGAGCGTGCACTCCTTCGCCCAGTCCGGCATCGGCATCTTCTTCGTCTATTACATGGGCGTGATCGCCGCGGTGAGCATCACGCTCATCGTCTGGCGTTTGCCGAGGCTGCGGAGCGAGGGCGCCTTCGAGTCCGTGCTCTCGCGCGAGGCGGCGTTCGTTCTGAACAACTGGGGCTTCCTGAGCCTGACGGTGTTCATCGCGACGGCGACGACGTGGCCGCGCATCAGCGAATGGCTGCTCAACCAGGAGTCGACGCTCGGGCCGACGTTCTACAACACCTGGATCCCGCCCCTCGCGCTCGTGATCTTCTTCGCCATGGGCGCGGCGCCGCTGCTCGGCTGGCGCAAGACGAGCCCGGAGCTCTTCCTGAAGAGCTTCCGCTGGCCCGTCGCGGTGATGCTCGTCGTCGCCACGATCCACCTCTTGATCGGCAAGCGCGTGAACTACCCGGCGTTCTATGACGCCGCGCCGATCTACGAGGGCGCGCTCGGCCGCGCGCTCGCGTGGCTCTCGGGCAAGCTCCCGTTCGTCACGGTGATGCTCGTCGCGTTCAACATCACCGTCGTCGTGCAGGAGTTCTACCGCGGCGTCGCGGCGCGGCAGCGGAGCAAGAGCGACGAGGGCCTCTTCACCTCGCTCTTCAACCTCGTGGCGAAGTCGCGCCGCCGCTACGGCGGCTACGTCGTGCACGTGGGCATCGCGCTGATGTTCCTCGGCTTCACCGGCCGCGCGTGGGGCGTCGACAAGGAGCTCAGCATGTCGCCAGGCGAGACGGCCCAGGTCGACTACTACTCCATGACGTACGTCGGCCCGCGCATGGAGGTCGACAACGAGAAGCGCATGATCTTCACGGACCTCGACGTGGTCCGTCAGGGCAAGTCCATCGGCCGCGTCACGCCGGCAAAATTCATCTACAAGACCGGCGCCGATCAGCCCTCGACCGAGGTCGCCAAGCACATGACCATCCGCGACGATCTCTACGTGATCGTAGGAATGGTCAACCCGACGACGAAGGTCGCCTCGTTCCAGTTCCACGTGAACCCGCTCGTGAACTTCATCTGGATCGGCGTGGGCATCCTGATCCTCGGCGCGATCGTATCGATGTGGCCCGAGGTCGCGCTGGAGGAGGCGGGCGCGTTCGGCTACATCCGCGCCGCGGCCTCGGTCGCGACGTCCGTCATCTTCGCCCTGCTCCTCGCGGCCGGCCCCTCGCTCGCCTACGGCGGGACGGCGTCCCCGCGTGCCCCGCCTGCGCCGGCGATCGAAGCGCCCTCCCCTGCGCCCCTGCCTGGCGCTGCCCTCGCTCCCGCCAAGTAACTCCGAATGACGACCCGACGAACACCGCTCCACCTCGCGCTGCTCACCGCGGCCAGCCTCGCCGCCGCGTGGCTGACGTTCGATCCGCACCTCGCGCACGGACAGCACACGGGCGGCACGGGGACCGTGTCGATCCAGAACGAGACCGAGCGCCAGCTCTTCTGGAGCCTCATCTGCACCTGCGGCTGCCCGCGCGAGACGCTCGGCACCTGCCCGTGCGACATCGCGCACCAGCGCCGCACCGCGCTGCGCGAGCTGCTCGCCGAGGGCAAGACGGTCGAGCAGGCGCAGGACGTCTACGTCTCGATGTACGGGCCCAAATCGCTCGCCGTGCCGCGCAACCAGGGCGCGAGCCGCGCGCTTTGGGTCGTGCCCCTCACGGCGATCGTGGCCGGGGCCGGGCTCGTGTTCGTCGTCCTGCGACGCTGGCAGCGACGTGGGCTCGCCGCCGCGGCGGCAGGGCCCGCGGGGACGAAGGCCACGACCAAAAACGACAAGCGTGACGCCTACGACGACAGGCTCGATCAGGAGCTGAAGGACCTCGACGACGAATGAGCTCCGAGACCAGCACGGACAAACGCGCCGTGGACAAGCGGGACCGGGGGCTCGGGGGCGTAGCTCCGCGTGCCGGAGCGGAGCCCCCGAACGGCGACCGCGGGCTCGGGGGCGCAGCTTCGCGCGCCGAAGCGGAGCCCCCGAACGTCGACCAGGAGCTCGAGCGCAAGATCGCGGATGCCGTGAAGGTCGGCGTTCCGGCCGTGACGGCCATCCTCGCGCTCCTCGGGGGCATGTTCGTCGACGTGCCCACGGCCATCCTGGTCCTCGCGGCCGGCGTCCTCGTGACGGTGATCGCGAGCTTCTGGGCGAGCCTGCGCACGCTGCTCGGCGAGACGCCGCTCTCCGGCGCCGACGCCTACGCGATCGGCGCTCCGCCTCGCGCCGAGGAGGAGCAGAAGCGCGCCGTGATCCGCGCGCTCAAGGACCTCGAATTCGAGCGCAGCGTCGGCAAGATCAGCGAGGAGGACTATCGCGTCCTCGTCACGAAATACCGCGCCGAAGCCAAGCGCCTGCTGCAAGCCCTCGACCAGAGCGCGGCGCCGGGCCGTGAGCGGGCCGAGGTGCTCGTGCAGCGGCGCCTGAAGCAGCTCGGCCTGCTCGACGACGAGAAGGAAGAGACGGACGAGGACGACGAAGCGGACGAGGCCGCGGAGGCCCCGGCGCCGAAGGCAGAGGCCAAGGCCGCGCCGGAGCCGGCGGCGGCGAAGGAAGAGGCCGACGAGGCCTCGAAGAAGCCCAAGAAAAAGAAGAAGGCGAAGACGCCCGCGAAGGCGACGAGCGACGAGGCCGCCGCGCAGCGCGCGTGTGATGCGTGCGGCACGGAGAACGACGAGGACGCTTTGTTCTGCAAGAAATGCGGCGCGCGCATGGCCGCACCCGAGCCCGCGGAGGAGACCCGCGAGGCGAAGAAGGCCGACGAGGAGGCGGAAGCGTCGTGAACTCGAACCGACGAACCCGCCTCGGGATCCTCGGCGCGGCCCTCACCGTCGCCGCCGCCGCGATCTCGCTGCCGCACGTGGCGACCGCCGCGGGCGAGGACAAGCCCGCGGCGGCGAAGAAGGCCGACGAGGCCCCGAAAAAGCCGGACGCGAAGGCCGAGAAGGACAAGCCCAGCGCGGACAAGCCCGACGCGGGGCCCGGGGATGCGGGCGCGGGGGACGGCGGCAAGACGGCCGGGCCGCTTCCCGCCGGACATCCCGACGTCGGCGAGCTCCCGCCGGGGCATCCGAGCGTCGACGAAGGCGCGGAGGCCGATCCACACGCCGGCGAATCGCCGCACGGGGCGAACCCGCACGGGGATGCGCCGCGCCGCGGCGGAAACAGCGGCTTTTTCGAGGCGCCGCCCGACACCGCGGTCGAGGATCAAACGCTCCCACCGGGCACGATGGTCTTCACGATCCGCGACGCCGACGACCGCCCGATCCCGAACGCGACCGCGATCCTCGGCATCCTCAAGAGCAGCGTGGCGCAAGGCGACAAGCGCGAGCGTCGTGAGATCACGACCGACGCGGAAGGCACGGCGCGGCTCGACGGGCTGCCGGTCGGCGCAGGCACGAGTTACCGCGTCACCACGATGCGTGGCCTCGGCACGTACGCGACGGACGCGTTCGCGCTCTCCGACAAGGCGGGCAAGCGCGTCGTTTTGCACGCTTACGAAGCGACCGACAACGTCGAAGGCGCGCTCGTCGGCGCGCAGGCGTTCGTGTTCGTGTCGCTGCGCGAGGGCGTGCTCTCGGTCGAGCAGCTCTTCAACGTCTTCAACATCGGCAAGGTCGCGTGGGTGCCGGGCAAAGGCGCCGCGCAGGTCGGCCTGCCCGAGGGCTATCAAGCCTTCCGCATCCCCGACGGCATGACCGACGTGCGGTTCATCGACGAGCCCACGAAGGGGCCGTGGCTCTCGGGCACGATCGCGCCTGGTCGGCACGAGGCCTCGTTCAGCTACCAGGTCCCGCTCGACGGCAAGGATCGACAAACGTTCCGCGTCGAGCTGCCGCCGCGCGTCGGCGAAGTGCGCATCTTCTCCGAGGCGAACAAGACCATGGGCCTCCAGGTCGCCGGCTTCCCCGAGGCGCAACGCCAGGCGGGGCGCGACGGACGCAAGGTGATGGTGACGATGCGCCAGGCGATGCAAGGCGAGCGCGGCATCAACGCGCTCGACATCACCATCACGGGGCTGCCCGTGCCCGGAAACACGCGGTGGTTCGCGCTGTTCTTCGCGCTCTCGGCGGCCGGGCTCGCCGCGGCGTACACGATCCGCCAGCGCGCCGAGGGCGCGGTGCCCGACGAGGCGAAGGACGATCTGCTCGAAGCACGCGAGGCGCTGCTCGGCGAGTTCGTCGCGCTGGAGAAGGCGCATCAAAAGGGCGATATCGGTCCGAAGACGTACGGTCGGCTCAAGGCCGCGCTGCTCGACGCGCTCGCGCGGATCGAAGCGCGCCTCGACGAGGTGAAGGCCGCGCGCGCCGAGCAGCGCAGGCGCGATCGGGAAGGTACACGACGACCCCGAGGGGAGGCCCGCGGCGAGGGTGGCTCGGCCTGAGGCGCGCGGGGCGAGGCCGATTGTCCGGACGATCGGCCTCTTCACCCTTTCGATCGGGCTCGCCGTCGCCGTGGTGCTCGTGGCGCGGGATCGCGCTGCGCCGCCGGCCCGGTGCGCGCCCGGGATGACGCCGCTGGGGGCGCGTTGTTGTGGGGAAGGACAAACCCTCGCGGGGGATCGTTGCGTGGGCAAACCGGAACGATGCGCGGCGGGGCTCGTCGTGACGGAGGCCGGGTGCGTGGCCACGCCGCGCGCCGTGGGCATCGCGGCCGGCCTCTTGCGGATCGGGCCGAGTGATTGGGAGGCGCAAGGTCAGGTCACGCCGCGCGCCGTGCCGATGGAGGCCTTCGCTCTCGACGCCTACGAGGTCACGGAGGCACGTTATGCCGCCTGCGTGGCCGCGTCCGTTTGCCCGCCCGTTGCGCTTTCAGGCGAGCCCGGTCGTGCGCTTGCTGGAGTGCGGTTGTCCGAGGCGCGTACGTTTTGCGCGTGGGCCGGCGGCTCGCTTCCAACGCCGGAAGAGCTCGCCTTTGCGGCCGCGGGAGCCAAAGGCCGACGGTATGCTTGGGGCGACACCGGCGCGGTTTGTCGGCGGGCGGCGTGGGGGCTCGCGCGCGGGCCTTGTGGCGAAGGCGCGACGGGGCCGGAGGTCGCGGGCTCGCATCCGGACGGCGCTTCGCCCGAGGGCGCGCACGATCTCGCCGGCAACGTGGCCGAGTGGGCGACGCCCAAAGCGGGCGCGGCCGAGGGCCCGGCGCTCGCCGAGGCGCGGGGCGGGTCGTTCGGCGACGGCGCGGCGAGCGCGCTGCGAAGCTGGAATCGCCTGGAGATCGCGGCGAGCACGCGCTCGGCCGAGGTCGGCTTCCGGTGTGCGTATCCGTTCGCGGCGGCGGCCGAGGGCGGCGCCCTTCCGCGCTGAATCGTGCTCCTTTCGCCATCGAGGCCCTCGTCAAGGGCGCGCGATGGGATAGAGTGCATGCCCCCAAAATGACCGCCGCGATTCTCTCGATCGGTACCGAGCTCACCCGAGGCGAAATCGTCAACACGAACGCGGCGTGGATCTCCGCGGAGCTGACGGCCGCGGGCTTCACCGTGGATGTGATCGACGCGATCCCCGACGACATCGACCAGATCGTCGCGACGCTGCGCACGCTCGCAAAGGCGCATCGGCTCGTCGTCGTGACGGGAGGGCTCGGCCCGACCACGGACGATCTGACGGCGGCGGCCGCCGCGAGCGCCGCGGGTGTGACGCTCGTGCGGGACGAGAGCGCGCTGCTCGCGATCCGGCGACGCGTGGAGTCGCGCGGCAAGACGATGAACGCGGGCCACGAGAAGCAGGCCGATCTGCCGGCGGGCGCGGACGTGCTGCCGAACAGCGTGGGCTCGGCGCCGGGGTTTTCGATCCCGATCGGGGACACGCCGCTCTTCTTCCTGCCGGGTGTGCCGCGCGAGATGAAGCGCATGTTCACGGACCAGGTCTTGCCGCGAATCCGGCCCTCGGCACCGAACAACACGTTCCAGGTGCGCCTGCGGACGTACGGGCTCGGCGAGAGCCTCGTCGGACAGGCGCTCGCGGGCATCGAGGGCACGCACACGGGCGTGACGCTCGGCTATCGGGTGCATTTCCCCGAGGTCGACGTGAAGGTGCACGCGCGGGGCGCCAATCGCGAAGTCGCGCGGGACCTCGCGCTGCGGGCCTCGACCGAGGTGAAGGCGCGGCTCGGCGACGTGGTGTACGGCGAGGGCGACGAGGCGTTCACCGAGATGGTGGGCCGCGCGGTGCGCAGCCGCGGCTATCGGCTGGCGCTGGCAGAGTCGTGCACGGGCGGGCTCATCGCGCACATGCTGACGCGATATCCGGCGAGCGATTACCTCGTGGGCGGCGCGGTGGTGTACGCGAACAGCGCGAAGACGCGGCTGCTCGGGGTCTCGGAGGATACGCTGCGGGGCCACGGCGCGGTGTCGGCCGAGGTGGCGGCGGAGATGGCCGAGGGTGTGCGCCGCACCTGCGAGACGGACGTGGGCCTGTCGGTGACGGGCATCGCGGGCCCGACAGGCGGCACGGCCGAGAAACCCGTGGGCCTCGTGTACTGGGCCGTCGCGCATCCGGGCGGCACGGTCGTGCGGAACAAGGTTTTTCAGGGCGAACGCGAGGAGGTGCAGATCGCGGCGGCGTATGCCGTGCTGGATCTGCTCCGCCGCATTGCGCTCGGTTTGCCCGAGCGGGCGCTGTAACGGGCCCTCAGCGCGCGTCCGAGCGTTTGCCCTTTCGCGAGCAGGGCGGCTCCTCTTCGGGCGGGGGCGCCGGCGGTTCTTCCACGTCACTCGGGTAGATACACGTGTGCGCCCCGAAAAACGGCAGGGGCTCGATCTGCACGGGGGGCATGAGCCCTGGCCGTCCCTCGATGACTGCGGTACCCGCGACCACCGTCGCGGCCGCCACGAGGAAGAACGTGCCCCTCGCGAGCCACACAACTGTGGTCACCTGCCCCGCGATCCATTGGGGTTTCCCGAGCCGCCGACCCACGATCCAACCGCGCAGCGCATGAGCGTGAACCCTCATCCCTTGCAGGACACCTCGCCGCCGCCAGGGTTCCGCGCGCTGCACCACACATCACACTTGACGCGTCTCTGGAAATGGAATGTTGCGGCGCGCCATGCGCCCTCTTTCCAGCTCGTTCGCCCTGGCCACCACGGCCGTGCTCTTCGCCGCCTGTGCGTCCGCGCCGCCGCCCGCGCCGCCCCCGGCCCCGCCGCCGCCCGCGGCGCAGGCCACGCCCTTCACGCCGGCCCCCGTGGCCGCCGCGCCCGAGGCCGCCCCCGCCCCGGAGCCCGCCCCGGCGCCCGCCGAGCCCGCTGCTCCGCCGCCTGCGCCCGCCGCCGAGGCCAAGCCCGCCGAGCCGCCCAAGCCCGAGGGGAAGACCTCGAAGGGCGAGGCCGTGTATTACGACGCAAACGCCCGCGGGAGCTGTTCGCTCACGTTCGGCCGCGACGCCGCCGTGCTCTCCGCGCCGAATGCCGTCTACAACCAGATCCAAGAGTGGGTCGAGATGACGCGCTCGGACGATAACTATTTTACGGCCGCCAAGGGCGTCGGCTCGCCATCCGTGACGCTGCGGATCACCGGGGCGGACGGACAAACCGTCGAGGAGACGGTGGCGAAATGGAAAGACGGCGAGACGTACAAGGGGACGGCGCAGTTCAAATAGACCGCGCGATTCAGGGGAGCGGCAGCAGCGTCACCGTCCAGGTTCGACCATCCGAGCTCGTGTCGATTTCGTCGACCCCGACCGCCACGAAGACGCCGTCCCCCGCCGCCACGTCGGTCCGGCCGTGCTGCTCCTCGGCCGTATGCGTGGGCGTGAACGGCTGGCCATCGACCGATCGATAGAGCTGAAGGCCCGATCCCGCCACGAGGACGCCGTTCGACTCGGCCAAACCATTGCACGGAAAACTCCCGCGCCTCGTGGCCCAGGCCTCCCCCATGGCGGACGTGACGACGTACTTGTCGATGAACGGGTTGTCTTCCAGGCCCCCGATGTAACCGACGCCCTGGAACTGGCCGTCGATGAAATGCAGGCAGTTCACGCCGTGAATGTCGAGAGGATGCTCGGTGAAGGCTTGCGCGTCGGGCGAGACGTACACGCGCGGATCGAAGCTCCAGAAGGCGAACTGGCCCGCGCCGAAGGTGATCTGGTGGAGGACTCCATCCGGGATCGTGCCTGACGGCGCGAAGCTCTTGCCGTCCGTCGAGACGAACGTCTGGCCGCCGTGGTCGATGATCACGAAAAGGCCATCGCCGAACGCAACGTGAGTGAGCGGCTCAGGCGTGGGGAGATCGATGCCCGTCCACGTGACGCCGTCCTCCGAGGAGAGCGCGACCGGACTCGACGGGCCGGTCGCCGTGGGCGAGTGATTGCCACCCACAACGACGAAGACGCCATTGCCGAACGCGACGTCGTGGAGCTCTTGCCTGGGAAGCGAAGCGTCGTGCCGCGTCCACGAACGGCCGTCCGCGGAGCTCATGAGCAAGGGCAGGTTGTCGGCGCGATCGATCTCCTCGTAACCGACCGCCACGAACCGGCCCTCGCCATGCGTCACGGCATGCAGCTCGTAACGCGGGTCCTCCTCGCCGCAGGCGCTCATCGCGAGCGCGAGGAACACGAGGAGCGAGACACGCGAGGACCGGTTCGTCATGCGGCCATGTTACTTCGCCATCTGCCGCAGCACGTACTGGAGAATGCCGCCGTTCAGGTAGTAATCCGCCTCGTTCGGCGTATCGATGCGGGCCGTCGCCGTGAACGTCTTCGTGGTGCCGTCCGCCTTCTTCGCCACGACCTCGAGCTTCTTGAAGGGCGTGACCCCCTCGGCGATGCCCTTGATGTCGAAGGTCTCGCGGCCATCGAGGCCGAGGGTCTGCGCGTCCTCGCCCGCGGCGAACTCGAGCGGGAGCACGCCCATGCCGACGAGGTTCGAGCGGTGGATGCGCTCGAAGCTCTTCGCGATGACCGCGCGCACGCCGAGCAGCTTCGTGCCCTTCGCCGCCCAGTCACGCGACGAGCCCGTGCCATACTCGACGCCCGCGAGGACCACGAGCGGCACCTTCTCCTCGGCATACTTCATCGCCGCGTCGTAGATGCTGAGCTTCGTGCCCGCCGGGAGGTGGAGCGTGTTCGGGCCTTCCTCGCCGCCGAGCAGCGCGTTCTTGATGCGGATGTTGGCGAAGGTGCCTCGCATCATCACCTCGTGGTTGCCACGACGCGCGCCGTACGAGTTGAAGTCGGCCGGCTGGACGCCGTGCTCCACGAGGTACCGCGCCGCAGGGCTCGTCTTCGCGATGTTGCCCGCCGGCGAGATGTGGTCCGTCGTGACGCTGTCGCCGAGGAGCGCGAGCACGCGCGCGCCCACGATGTCCGTGACCGGCTGCGGCTGCTTGCCGAGGTTCTCGAAGAACGGCGGCTTGCGGACGTAGGTGGACTTGTCATCCCAGGAGAAGGTCTTGCCCGCGGGGACGTTGAGCTTCTGCCAGGCGACGTCGCCGACGAGGGCATTGTCGTACCGGGTCTTGAACTGCTCGCTCTTCACGGCCGAGCGGATCGTCTCGCGGACCTCGGCCGCGGTCGGCCAGATGTCGCGGAGGTAGACGGGCGTGCCGTTGCGATCCTTGCCAATCGGCTCGGAGTACGGATCCCAGTCCATGTCGCCGCGGAGCGCGTAGGCGACGACGAGGGGCGGCGACATGAGGAAGTTCATGCGCACGCTCGGGTTGATGCGGCCCTCGAAGTTGCGGTTGCCGCTGAGCACGCTCGCCGCGACGAGGTCGCCCTTCTTGATGGCATCGACGATCGTGTCGGGGAGCGCGCCGGAGTTGCCGATGCAGGTGGTGCAGCCGTAGCCGACGAGGTGGAAGCCGAGCGCCTCGAGGTACGGGAGCAAGCCGGACGCCTCGTAATAATCGGCGACGACCTGCGAGCCGGGCGCGCACGAGGTCTTCACCCACGGCTTGGCGGTAAGGCCACGCTCGACGGCCTTCTTCGCGAGGATGCCCGCCGCGAGCATGACCGCCGGGTTCGACGTGTTCGTGCACGAGGTGATCGCCGCGATGACGACCGAGCCGTGGCGGAGGTTGTACGAGGTGTCGCCCTCCTCGATGGCGACGGGCTTCAAGACCTTGTCGCGGACGAGCATGCGCGCCGCGATGGCGTCGTCCGCGGGCTTGTCGGCGCTCGGCTCGTCGCACCACTTCGCGACGGTCGCCGCGTCGATGTCGCCGAAGCTCTTCTCGATCATCGAGTGCAAGCTCTTGCGATACCCGGTGCGCGCGGCCGCGAGGCGAATGCGATCCTGCGGGCGCTTGGGGCCGGCGATCGAGGGCTCGACGGCGCCGAGGTCGAGCTCGAGCGTGTCGCTGAAGATCGGATCGGGCATGCCGTCGGTGCGGAAGATGCCCTGCTCCTTGCAGTAGGCCTCGACGAGCGCGACCTGCTCCTCGGAGCGGCCCGTGAAGCGCAGGAACGAGATCGTCTCGCCGTCGATCGGGAAGAAGCCGATCGTGGCGCCGTACTCGGGCGCCATGTTCGCGATCGTCGCGCGATCCGGGAGCGAGAGCGACGCGAGGCCCGGGCCGTAGAACTCGACGAACTTGCCGACGACCTTCTTCTTGCGAAGCATCTCGGTGACCGTGAGGACGAGGTCGGTCGCCGTGGCGCCCTCGCGCAGGCTGCCCGTGAGCTTGAAGCCGACGACCTCGGGGACGAGCATGGTGACGGGCTGGCCGAGGAGCGCGGCCTCGGCCTCGATGCCGCCCACGCCCCAGCCAACGACGCCGAGGCCGTTGATCATGGTGGTGTGCGAGTCGGTGCCGACGAGGGTGTCGGGGAAGGCGCAGCCCTCGGCGTCGGTCATGACGGCGCGGGCGAGGTACTCGAGGTTGACCTGGTGGCAGATGCCGGTGTCCGGCGGAACGACGCGGAAGTTCTCGAAGGCCTGCTGGCCCCAGCGGAGGAAGACGTACCGCTCTTCGTTGCGCTGGTACTCGAGCTCGGCGTTGCGAACGAGCGAGTCGCGGGTGCCGAAGTAGTTCACCTCGACCGAATGGTCGATGACGAGATCGGCCGGGGAGAGCGGGTTGATGCGGTTGGGATCGCCGCCCATGCCCGCGAAGGCCTCGCGCATGGCAGCGAGGTCGACGACGGCGGGAACGCCCGTGAAGTCCTGCAGGAGAACACGCGCCGGGTGGAAGGAGATCTCCTGGGAAGGCGCAGCCTTGGCATCCCAGCGGAGCACGGCCTCGACGTGCTCCTTGCGGACGACGCGACCATCCTCGTGACGAAGAAGGTTCTCGAGGAGGATGCGCAGGGAGACCGGGAGGCGCGCGAGGTCGGCGTCACTCGCGAGGGCCCGAAGGCGGTAGATCGTGTAGGACTTGCCCGAAACCGAAAGGGTGCTCTTAGCACCGAAGCTGTCTGCCATGGTCGTCACCTTGGGGGGCGGCACAGAGAGAGGCAAGGGATCCGGAGGCCGCGCGGCGGAAGGCTTCTCAGGAAAAAGGTCCGAGAGCAAGGGGGGAGCGCAGGAAGGTGCGCGTCAGGGGTTTTGCGGAGGCGGTTTGTGCCTGGGGCTGAAGGAGCGGCCCAGGCGGGCACCTGCCCGAACCTCGATCCGTTCGGGGAGGAGGCAGAAGGGGGCTAACGGCCCAGGAACCGCGTCAGGAAGCTGATGGGGTCGACGGAGACCTGAAGGCGGAGCTCGTTGTGGCCGGCGTCTGCGACGTTGCTGTAGATCCATTGATGGGCGACCTCGGCCGCGAGGCTGCCGTTGTAAAGCATGAGGACGAGGCTCGAGCGGGGGCCGACAGCGAAGCCGCCAGCGACGTCGCCAATGACGAGTTTTTCGAGGATGCCGATGGAGGTCTGGTTCGTCCCGAAGAGGGGGCCGACGCCGACGGCCACCATATGCCCAGGGCCCAGGGTGTCGTAGGAGTAGCCAGCCTCGGTCCAGACGGACGTGTAGGAGGCGACGCCTGCGCGAAAGCCGAGTCCAGCGTCGAGGGCGAAGGCGGGCTTGGCCGAGCTTCCGGGGATGAAATGAAAGCTCGCGCCGGGGGAGACGCGCAGGGTGAGCTGGTGCTTGGGCTTGCGGG
Protein-coding sequences here:
- the acnA gene encoding aconitate hydratase AcnA; protein product: MADSFGAKSTLSVSGKSYTIYRLRALASDADLARLPVSLRILLENLLRHEDGRVVRKEHVEAVLRWDAKAAPSQEISFHPARVLLQDFTGVPAVVDLAAMREAFAGMGGDPNRINPLSPADLVIDHSVEVNYFGTRDSLVRNAELEYQRNEERYVFLRWGQQAFENFRVVPPDTGICHQVNLEYLARAVMTDAEGCAFPDTLVGTDSHTTMINGLGVVGWGVGGIEAEAALLGQPVTMLVPEVVGFKLTGSLREGATATDLVLTVTEMLRKKKVVGKFVEFYGPGLASLSLPDRATIANMAPEYGATIGFFPIDGETISFLRFTGRSEEQVALVEAYCKEQGIFRTDGMPDPIFSDTLELDLGAVEPSIAGPKRPQDRIRLAAARTGYRKSLHSMIEKSFGDIDAATVAKWCDEPSADKPADDAIAARMLVRDKVLKPVAIEEGDTSYNLRHGSVVIAAITSCTNTSNPAVMLAAGILAKKAVERGLTAKPWVKTSCAPGSQVVADYYEASGLLPYLEALGFHLVGYGCTTCIGNSGALPDTIVDAIKKGDLVAASVLSGNRNFEGRINPSVRMNFLMSPPLVVAYALRGDMDWDPYSEPIGKDRNGTPVYLRDIWPTAAEVRETIRSAVKSEQFKTRYDNALVGDVAWQKLNVPAGKTFSWDDKSTYVRKPPFFENLGKQPQPVTDIVGARVLALLGDSVTTDHISPAGNIAKTSPAARYLVEHGVQPADFNSYGARRGNHEVMMRGTFANIRIKNALLGGEEGPNTLHLPAGTKLSIYDAAMKYAEEKVPLVVLAGVEYGTGSSRDWAAKGTKLLGVRAVIAKSFERIHRSNLVGMGVLPLEFAAGEDAQTLGLDGRETFDIKGIAEGVTPFKKLEVVAKKADGTTKTFTATARIDTPNEADYYLNGGILQYVLRQMAK